In Mesorhizobium sp. 113-3-3, a genomic segment contains:
- the asnB gene encoding asparagine synthase (glutamine-hydrolyzing) produces MCGIAGILLAPDAADTNALRSIGPMTMALRHRGPDGEAFWTSREAGIAFGHRRLAIVDLSEAGRQPMHSASGRYVITFNGEIYNFRDLRRELEGAGHQFRGTSDTEVMLCAIESWGLDAALQRFAGMFAFGLWDLKDRILHLARDRMGKKPLYVASTREALVFASELKAITCFPGFSPELDVDAAAMMLSKGWVPDDRCIWEGVFKLPPGSVLSVTAADFANGRGAGTLAHRIRRWWSLADVAGKAQRDPITGSDEDLTTELDRLLRLAVKERMIADVPLGAFLSGGIDSSAVVALMQAQSRTPVRTFTIAFGESGFDEAPHAAAVARHLGTDHTELHLSPAAALEVIPELPRIWDEPFADESQIPTLLVSRLARRHVTVALSGDGGDECFAGYSRHFLATRLRRQHELPSSFRRMLAAGAGLLAQASQKDIFGSLPLSATMRHGLRGDRLNRLARLFEAANEDQLLQRLTESSTNKLLHHKPAASNASAAQLDDLLSRLLFDDMTGYLPGDILVKLDRATMANSLEGRCPILDHRVVEFAWRLPTNAKVRSGKGKWILRQLLDRYVPRRLVDRPKQGFDVPVGAWLRGPLRDWASDIIATTRRSGDGVIDSAKVDACWRDHLQGNQDHFRDLWPLLMFQAWRNEAMRPSVPATRPSYDIELTGD; encoded by the coding sequence ATGTGTGGGATCGCCGGAATTCTCTTGGCGCCCGATGCCGCCGATACGAACGCGCTCAGGTCGATCGGGCCGATGACGATGGCCCTTCGTCATCGCGGGCCTGACGGCGAGGCATTCTGGACGAGCCGCGAAGCCGGGATCGCCTTCGGCCACCGGCGTCTGGCCATTGTCGACCTGTCGGAGGCGGGTCGCCAGCCGATGCACTCCGCGAGCGGCCGGTATGTCATTACGTTCAATGGCGAAATATATAATTTTCGCGATCTGCGCCGCGAACTGGAAGGGGCGGGCCACCAATTCCGCGGCACCAGCGACACGGAAGTCATGCTCTGCGCGATCGAGAGCTGGGGCCTCGATGCGGCACTCCAGCGCTTCGCCGGCATGTTCGCTTTCGGATTGTGGGATCTGAAGGACCGGATTCTTCACCTCGCCCGCGACCGCATGGGCAAAAAGCCGCTCTATGTCGCCTCGACACGTGAAGCGCTCGTCTTCGCCTCGGAGCTGAAGGCGATCACTTGTTTTCCGGGCTTCAGCCCTGAACTCGATGTCGATGCGGCTGCGATGATGCTTTCGAAAGGGTGGGTGCCGGATGACCGTTGCATCTGGGAGGGCGTGTTCAAGCTGCCGCCCGGTTCGGTCCTGTCGGTGACGGCGGCGGATTTCGCCAATGGCCGCGGTGCCGGAACGCTCGCGCATCGCATTCGCCGCTGGTGGTCGCTGGCCGATGTCGCCGGCAAGGCGCAGCGGGATCCGATCACCGGCAGCGACGAGGACCTTACGACCGAGCTCGACAGGCTGCTTCGCCTTGCCGTCAAGGAACGCATGATTGCCGATGTACCGCTCGGCGCCTTTCTGTCGGGGGGGATTGACAGCTCGGCGGTCGTAGCCCTGATGCAGGCACAGTCCCGGACGCCCGTTCGCACGTTCACCATAGCGTTCGGCGAGAGCGGGTTCGATGAGGCTCCCCATGCGGCCGCGGTCGCGCGGCACCTGGGCACCGATCATACGGAACTGCATCTTTCACCGGCCGCGGCGCTTGAGGTCATTCCGGAGCTGCCGCGAATTTGGGACGAGCCGTTCGCCGATGAGTCGCAGATACCGACGCTGCTGGTGTCGCGCCTCGCCCGGCGACATGTAACCGTGGCTCTGTCGGGCGATGGTGGCGACGAGTGCTTCGCGGGCTATTCCCGCCATTTCCTCGCAACCCGCCTCAGAAGGCAGCATGAGTTGCCGTCGTCGTTTCGCCGGATGTTGGCGGCCGGGGCTGGATTGCTGGCCCAGGCCTCCCAGAAAGACATCTTCGGCAGCTTGCCGCTTTCGGCGACCATGCGGCACGGATTGCGCGGCGACCGGTTGAACCGCCTCGCCCGCCTGTTCGAGGCGGCAAACGAGGACCAACTGCTTCAGCGGCTGACGGAATCTTCGACCAACAAGCTTCTTCATCACAAGCCAGCGGCATCCAATGCCAGCGCGGCACAACTCGACGACCTGCTGTCACGCCTCCTGTTTGACGACATGACCGGCTATCTCCCCGGCGACATCCTGGTGAAGCTCGATCGCGCCACCATGGCCAACAGCCTCGAGGGGCGATGCCCGATTCTGGACCATCGCGTCGTCGAATTCGCCTGGCGCCTGCCAACCAATGCCAAGGTCCGAAGCGGCAAGGGCAAATGGATACTTCGCCAGCTCCTCGATCGTTATGTACCGCGCCGATTGGTGGATCGGCCCAAGCAGGGTTTCGACGTTCCGGTCGGAGCCTGGCTGAGAGGCCCCCTGCGCGACTGGGCATCGGATATCATTGCCACGACACGCCGCTCCGGAGACGGGGTCATCGACTCTGCGAAGGTCGACGCATGTTGGCGCGATCATCTGCAAGGAAACCAGGATCATTTCCGCGACTTGTGGCCGCTGCTGATGTTCCAAGCATGGCGCAACGAAGCCATGCGGCCATCGGTGCCGGCAACCCGTCCTTCTTACGATATCGAACTGACAGGGGATTGA
- a CDS encoding AMP-binding protein, whose amino-acid sequence MARNISPPDGFTWKRASTRPLDMDGPTSRPFPRMGDDFSEKSAFSHLERTVEKYPDKIAISDGSTSLSFSELLNAVQNLASAIAGSAPPGKAVGILIGNTLWYPVAMLAAMRAGRPAVPLNPRDPFQRLAAIATSARLAAIIKPGPGKPADWPDAPSLEWIDAASCMAATPDGSLSALPSDVSVDAPAIVLYTSGSTGAPKGVVNSQRAILQRVQQYVDACHFGPDDVFMPLTGPATIAGCREMMTPMLCGATLYLSDIESAGIRAARDNFQKWRVTVVYLVPALLRVLMNGSAPDTFSSLRIVRVGGEKILWSDIDRLRGSVPESCLVQISYSSTETTGTQWFLPRGYQERGATVPVGFVLPGIEYTIVDEDACEVAPGDEGELLIRGNYTTLGYWADGENVPLQANSGNPWLRTFATGDLVKIDDTGMMWIVGRKGRQIKINGRRVEPAELELVLRRAPRVDDAVAVVTDANELVAFVVPARPAGSEFIAGLRDLIRAGLPPAVHPTRLHSVAEIPRLKGGKVDGVTLRELDRALSAQENTPIARQAANPLDVEGTAAAVWERILPGKRAAGSRWDDAGGDSLKLLQFVMELETALGRELNLDAFTVGMSFADVVRAASPGQDTSNSLVEVSDPRPVLFIVPGSIGYGPSLAAFGAEMGDVARVVAVRYGDLNDLLKGHGTIPRMVDAVVDQISQVQPDGNVKLIGYSLGGGVAFEVAAKLVAAGRSVTFLGILDTNIGPGQHNYRERLARTAQRIRTHRVTVDRMILRALAKLFAQFGAEAVLARGIDWLKWRSFARIRFILRLELEEILRMRAFGQWLAQPKPALPITATLFRCRRTGVPSDLGWSAFVTGLNIIPIVGGHLDMLVEPYLSHNRPLIERAFVVSGA is encoded by the coding sequence ATGGCCCGCAACATCAGCCCTCCAGACGGCTTCACATGGAAACGGGCCTCCACCCGCCCTCTGGACATGGACGGACCAACCAGCCGTCCCTTCCCGCGGATGGGCGACGACTTCTCCGAAAAGTCGGCGTTCTCGCACCTCGAGCGGACCGTCGAAAAATACCCGGACAAGATCGCGATCAGCGACGGCTCCACATCCCTCAGCTTTTCGGAACTGCTCAACGCAGTCCAAAACCTGGCAAGTGCGATTGCAGGTTCGGCCCCACCGGGCAAGGCGGTCGGTATCCTCATCGGAAATACACTTTGGTATCCGGTGGCCATGCTCGCCGCCATGCGTGCCGGCAGGCCCGCCGTGCCGTTGAACCCCCGGGATCCATTTCAGCGCCTCGCCGCGATTGCCACCAGCGCGCGGCTGGCTGCGATCATCAAGCCAGGGCCGGGCAAACCGGCAGACTGGCCGGATGCCCCCTCGCTTGAATGGATCGATGCGGCAAGTTGCATGGCCGCAACGCCGGATGGCAGCCTGTCGGCGTTGCCGTCCGACGTGTCGGTCGATGCTCCTGCAATCGTTCTGTACACCTCAGGCAGCACCGGGGCGCCGAAAGGCGTCGTGAACAGCCAGCGGGCGATCCTCCAACGCGTTCAGCAATATGTGGATGCCTGCCACTTCGGCCCCGACGACGTATTCATGCCACTGACTGGGCCTGCAACGATCGCCGGATGCCGCGAGATGATGACGCCGATGCTGTGCGGCGCCACATTGTACCTCTCGGATATCGAGAGCGCCGGTATTCGCGCCGCCCGCGACAATTTTCAGAAATGGCGGGTAACGGTCGTCTATCTCGTGCCAGCGCTGCTGCGTGTGTTGATGAATGGTTCCGCGCCCGACACATTCTCTTCCTTGCGGATCGTGCGGGTCGGCGGAGAAAAGATCCTATGGTCCGACATCGATCGGCTTCGCGGCAGCGTTCCCGAGTCCTGCCTCGTCCAGATCAGCTATTCGTCCACGGAAACGACCGGCACGCAATGGTTCCTGCCGAGGGGCTACCAAGAGCGCGGCGCAACGGTGCCCGTCGGCTTCGTGCTGCCCGGCATCGAATACACCATCGTGGATGAGGACGCATGCGAGGTCGCCCCGGGCGATGAAGGAGAGTTGCTGATCAGAGGCAACTACACCACGCTCGGCTACTGGGCGGATGGAGAAAACGTCCCTCTTCAGGCGAACTCCGGCAACCCCTGGCTTCGAACCTTCGCAACGGGTGATCTGGTCAAGATCGACGACACCGGAATGATGTGGATCGTCGGACGAAAGGGACGCCAGATCAAGATAAACGGGAGGCGGGTCGAACCTGCCGAACTGGAACTCGTCCTGCGCCGGGCGCCTCGGGTGGATGATGCTGTTGCGGTGGTGACGGACGCGAACGAACTGGTGGCCTTTGTCGTCCCCGCGAGACCGGCCGGAAGCGAGTTCATTGCCGGACTGCGCGACCTGATCAGGGCGGGCCTGCCGCCGGCTGTTCACCCGACGCGACTGCACAGTGTTGCCGAGATACCGCGGCTCAAAGGCGGCAAGGTCGACGGTGTCACGCTGCGGGAACTGGATCGCGCGCTGAGCGCGCAAGAGAACACGCCTATCGCCCGGCAAGCGGCCAACCCGCTCGATGTCGAGGGCACCGCGGCGGCCGTATGGGAGAGGATACTCCCGGGCAAAAGGGCGGCTGGCAGCCGCTGGGACGATGCCGGTGGCGATTCACTGAAGCTGCTGCAATTCGTCATGGAACTTGAGACGGCGCTGGGGCGGGAACTCAACCTGGACGCCTTCACCGTCGGGATGAGCTTCGCCGATGTCGTCCGGGCAGCGTCTCCAGGGCAAGACACAAGCAACTCGCTTGTCGAGGTTTCCGACCCGAGACCTGTTCTGTTCATCGTGCCCGGATCGATCGGCTATGGTCCGAGCCTGGCGGCCTTCGGTGCCGAGATGGGCGATGTCGCCAGGGTTGTTGCCGTGCGCTATGGGGATTTGAACGATCTGCTGAAGGGACATGGCACGATACCGCGGATGGTGGATGCGGTTGTCGACCAGATCAGCCAGGTCCAGCCCGATGGCAATGTGAAACTGATCGGTTATTCGCTTGGCGGCGGCGTCGCCTTCGAGGTTGCCGCCAAACTTGTTGCCGCCGGTCGGTCGGTCACGTTCCTGGGAATCCTCGACACCAATATCGGGCCTGGACAGCACAACTATCGTGAAAGACTCGCACGCACCGCCCAGCGCATCCGCACGCATCGAGTGACGGTGGATCGCATGATTTTGCGGGCTCTGGCAAAATTGTTCGCCCAATTTGGTGCCGAGGCTGTGCTTGCGAGGGGCATCGACTGGCTGAAATGGAGGAGCTTCGCCAGAATAAGATTCATCTTGCGCCTTGAGCTGGAAGAAATCCTGCGGATGCGTGCATTTGGTCAGTGGCTGGCGCAGCCGAAGCCCGCATTGCCGATTACCGCCACCCTGTTTCGGTGCAGGCGCACAGGCGTTCCGTCAGACCTTGGCTGGAGTGCTTTCGTCACCGGCCTGAACATAATTCCGATCGTCGGCGGGCACCTGGACATGCTGGTTGAACCCTATCTCAGCCACAACCGTCCGCTGATAGAAAGAGCGTTTGTGGTGAGCGGCGCATAG
- a CDS encoding O-antigen ligase family protein, translated as MIRDAILAIGIVMSYAVQLGIPGLPFGYSELFLSLWILLSITRVLAGGRLEVTPALTKLALFWVILTLALGVGSIVGFLTTTLFLDPLLHDTMAYVLLACVTCLAAAEPNAAVRLRRIAWWMIAVANAGFVIQVGVGFGWIHQSGVHPWYWDRFSGWSENPNQLALYCALLGPLALHLATTTSNNWGRCLALCSLILTFYVGRLTKSDTYLYTTVLACLILLGLRVRAWLTSDGKVSLSRQLALLFTIAFVPLAISIAPYALSEAASAEDFAKSLTKDKGGEATAETAALRLYLWDEALNKGARSGSLGLGPGPHLDRPPIVNQQFLPRPFEAHSTILDLYTQGGLISVLALLWILGSAGWSAWRARQDALVALVASIAVFSAPHLIIRHPILWFCLTLSLVAGKPQAIPAIVRRRRY; from the coding sequence ATGATCCGTGACGCGATCCTGGCCATCGGCATCGTGATGTCCTACGCGGTGCAACTCGGCATCCCGGGGCTGCCGTTCGGCTACAGCGAACTGTTCCTCTCGCTCTGGATATTGCTGTCGATCACGCGGGTTCTTGCCGGCGGCCGACTGGAGGTTACGCCGGCCCTCACCAAACTTGCCCTTTTCTGGGTGATCCTGACGCTTGCCCTGGGCGTGGGCTCCATCGTCGGCTTTCTGACGACCACACTGTTCCTCGATCCGTTGTTGCATGACACGATGGCCTACGTGCTGCTGGCCTGCGTCACCTGCCTGGCTGCCGCGGAGCCCAACGCGGCTGTCCGTTTGCGCCGTATCGCCTGGTGGATGATCGCTGTCGCGAATGCTGGCTTTGTCATTCAGGTCGGGGTTGGTTTCGGCTGGATCCATCAGTCTGGCGTCCACCCCTGGTACTGGGACCGCTTCTCCGGTTGGTCTGAAAATCCGAACCAGCTTGCGCTCTACTGCGCGCTCCTCGGTCCTTTGGCCCTGCATCTTGCCACAACCACCAGCAATAACTGGGGAAGATGCCTTGCGCTGTGCAGCCTGATCCTCACCTTCTATGTCGGTCGGCTGACAAAGAGCGATACCTATCTCTATACGACGGTCCTGGCTTGCCTGATCCTTCTGGGACTGCGGGTTCGGGCATGGCTGACAAGCGACGGCAAGGTCAGCCTTTCACGGCAACTTGCCCTCCTGTTCACGATTGCGTTCGTTCCGCTGGCAATCTCCATCGCGCCTTACGCCCTCAGCGAGGCCGCCAGCGCCGAAGACTTCGCCAAGAGCCTCACCAAGGACAAGGGCGGGGAAGCGACCGCGGAAACCGCCGCACTTCGCCTCTACCTTTGGGACGAGGCATTGAACAAGGGAGCAAGATCCGGGTCGCTGGGTCTCGGACCAGGCCCGCACCTTGATCGTCCCCCCATCGTCAACCAGCAGTTTCTGCCGCGGCCTTTCGAGGCCCATAGCACGATCCTCGATCTCTACACTCAGGGCGGCCTGATTTCGGTCCTGGCCCTGCTGTGGATCCTCGGCTCGGCCGGCTGGTCCGCCTGGCGTGCGAGACAGGACGCCCTCGTGGCGCTCGTGGCATCGATCGCTGTCTTCAGTGCACCGCACCTGATCATCCGTCATCCGATCCTGTGGTTCTGTCTGACCCTCTCCCTTGTCGCTGGAAAGCCGCAGGCGATCCCCGCGATCGTTCGCCGGAGGAGATATTAG
- a CDS encoding calcium-binding protein — MTTLHYASGGSASEVATAGFNLVDVSSVDELNALPDGTKGLVWLDEANGATSSFIQKVTPFIGNPKVFGFFLVDEPDPTGKWGTYATADNLKAESDWIHNNLPGAKTFITMMNMGSSENPDFSNTYNPANTHIDYYGLDPYPVRTGTSTVDYNMIDRTVAAAVASGIPLSQVVPVYQTFGGGNYTTDTGGQYVLPSVAQEQTMLDHWAKVAPSPAFDYAYAWGSQQGDTALGNSPELQALFLQHNQSTTSAPSTGEVTPPTSTVPPPTSTVPPPSTVPPTSDHTFYGTGGADVLHGTTGADTMIGGGYNDTYYVNNAGDKVVELPGGGNDTVLASVSYVLSAGSEIEHLATTSKSGTLPLNLKGNEFSQTIDGNAGNNFINGGGGKDVLTGNGGTDVFVFNSALKNSNIDKITDFNVAQDKILLDHNVFTGLQPGALPTYSALPTSAFHVGKGAHDSSDHIIYNSSTGALSFDADGAGGAPQIQFATVSPHLALTASSFIVM; from the coding sequence ATGACAACCCTCCACTATGCCTCGGGTGGGTCGGCCTCCGAGGTCGCAACCGCCGGATTCAATCTTGTCGATGTTTCATCCGTGGACGAACTCAACGCTTTGCCGGATGGCACGAAAGGTCTGGTCTGGCTCGATGAAGCCAATGGCGCAACTTCGTCTTTCATTCAGAAAGTCACGCCCTTCATCGGCAATCCGAAGGTGTTCGGCTTCTTCCTCGTCGACGAGCCCGATCCCACGGGCAAATGGGGAACCTATGCCACGGCCGACAACCTGAAGGCGGAATCCGACTGGATCCACAACAACCTGCCCGGCGCCAAGACCTTCATCACCATGATGAACATGGGATCTTCGGAAAATCCAGATTTTTCAAACACTTATAATCCCGCCAACACGCATATCGACTATTACGGCCTGGATCCCTACCCAGTGCGCACCGGCACAAGCACCGTCGACTACAACATGATCGACAGGACCGTAGCCGCGGCGGTCGCCTCGGGCATCCCGCTCAGCCAGGTCGTTCCGGTCTACCAGACGTTCGGCGGCGGCAATTACACCACCGACACGGGCGGCCAATATGTCCTTCCCAGCGTCGCCCAGGAGCAGACCATGCTGGATCACTGGGCCAAGGTGGCGCCATCGCCCGCCTTCGACTATGCCTATGCGTGGGGCTCTCAACAGGGCGACACCGCGCTTGGCAACTCGCCGGAGCTGCAGGCCCTCTTCCTTCAGCACAACCAGAGCACCACCAGCGCGCCTTCGACCGGCGAAGTGACCCCGCCCACCAGCACCGTGCCTCCGCCCACCAGCACCGTGCCCCCGCCCAGCACGGTGCCCCCGACCAGCGACCACACTTTCTATGGCACGGGCGGCGCGGATGTGCTTCACGGCACCACCGGCGCCGACACGATGATCGGCGGTGGCTACAACGACACCTATTATGTCAACAACGCCGGCGACAAGGTGGTGGAACTGCCGGGCGGCGGCAACGATACCGTGCTGGCATCTGTCAGTTATGTATTGTCGGCCGGCTCGGAGATCGAACATCTCGCCACCACGAGCAAGTCCGGCACCCTCCCCCTCAATCTCAAAGGAAACGAGTTCTCCCAAACCATAGATGGCAATGCCGGCAACAACTTCATCAACGGCGGTGGCGGGAAAGACGTTCTCACGGGAAATGGGGGCACGGACGTCTTTGTCTTCAATTCCGCCCTCAAGAACAGCAATATCGACAAGATCACTGACTTCAATGTAGCCCAGGACAAGATCCTGCTCGACCACAATGTGTTTACCGGCCTTCAACCGGGCGCCCTTCCCACCTACAGCGCCCTTCCCACCTCGGCATTCCACGTCGGCAAGGGTGCGCATGACAGCAGCGACCACATTATCTACAACAGTTCGACCGGCGCCCTCTCTTTCGACGCGGATGGCGCGGGCGGCGCACCCCAGATCCAGTTTGCCACTGTTTCTCCGCACCTTGCGCTGACGGCGTCCTCGTTCATCGTAATGTGA
- a CDS encoding DUF768 domain-containing protein — protein MSARGIEFLQKWVEDNVPPYSNSDPTLAARLADQVTADAIKAGIRLEEISEEVGSMLTTMLEVLDQRDTK, from the coding sequence ATGAGCGCTCGGGGCATCGAATTCCTGCAGAAGTGGGTGGAGGACAATGTCCCACCCTATTCCAACTCCGATCCGACCCTGGCGGCGAGACTCGCCGACCAGGTGACGGCGGACGCCATCAAGGCGGGAATTCGCCTCGAGGAAATCTCGGAAGAAGTCGGAAGCATGCTGACCACCATGCTTGAAGTGCTCGACCAACGCGATACAAAATGA
- a CDS encoding glycosyltransferase: protein MSPHLVCIGGEDHRLRIPFLLALRERGFRVTAVSSDAGDAFSPYGIPHRRFGFDRFATGGGEWGAVGAIRKLMSELRPDIVQSFDTKPNLLTPLAVRGQVPVIRTINGLGWTFSSRQPRALALRPVFCGLQGLASLWTAVTVFQNRDDQAFFERYRLLGRGKGRLIRSSGIDPSAFSTARYRGPSAAMMREALGLQSAEVIIFVGRLTRQKGIPTLIKAVPRVLSERPNARFVLVGPQDSEGPFAVSRSDIEQYAPYVVALGPRRDVPALLGMADLFAFPTQYREGVPRVLLEAGLSGLPIVASRMPGCNDVVEDGWNGYLVAPRDADGLASRIIDLLSDRARGKIMGSRSVGLVRERFSLSWVVDQYCDLYKTVLGGKYRGSLARPAPAIVREEGARAPRLGEARQ, encoded by the coding sequence ATGAGTCCGCATCTGGTTTGCATTGGAGGCGAGGATCACCGGCTTAGAATTCCGTTCCTTCTGGCACTGCGTGAAAGGGGCTTTCGGGTCACTGCCGTCTCGAGCGACGCCGGAGACGCCTTTTCACCTTACGGCATTCCGCATCGGCGGTTTGGGTTCGACCGCTTTGCCACTGGCGGTGGAGAATGGGGCGCTGTCGGCGCGATCCGTAAATTGATGTCCGAATTGCGTCCGGACATTGTTCAAAGTTTCGACACCAAGCCCAACCTCCTGACCCCTTTGGCCGTACGCGGGCAGGTTCCGGTCATCCGCACCATCAATGGGCTTGGTTGGACGTTCTCGTCACGGCAACCGCGGGCGTTGGCGCTGCGCCCGGTCTTTTGTGGCCTGCAGGGACTGGCGTCGCTTTGGACAGCCGTGACGGTCTTCCAGAATCGCGACGACCAGGCCTTCTTCGAGCGCTATCGGCTGCTGGGCCGCGGCAAGGGGCGACTGATCCGGAGCTCCGGCATCGACCCGAGCGCATTCTCGACAGCAAGGTATCGTGGCCCTTCGGCCGCCATGATGCGCGAGGCGCTTGGGCTTCAGTCGGCCGAAGTCATCATCTTTGTCGGTCGGCTGACTCGCCAGAAGGGGATTCCGACCCTGATCAAGGCGGTTCCCCGCGTCCTCTCCGAGAGGCCTAATGCACGTTTCGTGCTTGTCGGTCCGCAGGACTCCGAAGGTCCGTTCGCAGTCAGCAGGTCCGATATCGAGCAATATGCCCCTTACGTCGTCGCCTTGGGACCAAGGCGGGATGTTCCAGCTCTCCTTGGCATGGCCGATCTGTTCGCGTTTCCAACACAGTATCGCGAGGGTGTTCCGCGCGTCCTGCTGGAGGCGGGATTGTCGGGATTGCCAATCGTCGCCTCGAGGATGCCCGGCTGCAATGACGTCGTTGAAGATGGCTGGAATGGCTATCTCGTCGCGCCGCGCGATGCCGATGGCCTGGCATCCAGAATAATCGATCTTCTGTCCGACCGCGCCCGCGGCAAGATCATGGGCAGCCGTTCGGTCGGCCTCGTGCGGGAACGCTTTTCGCTGTCGTGGGTCGTCGACCAGTACTGCGATCTGTACAAGACCGTCCTCGGTGGCAAATACCGCGGCAGTCTTGCTCGGCCCGCACCCGCGATCGTGAGGGAAGAGGGTGCGCGGGCCCCTCGACTGGGTGAGGCGCGGCAATGA